One Candidatus Limnocylindrales bacterium genomic window, GCGATGGTCCAGACCGCGAAATCGCCGTCGAGAAGGTCGGCCAGATCGTCGCTGAGCGTTCCGGCGCTGCCGGTGATGGCCAGGCGTGGAAGCAGCGAGGCCCTGGCGGCGTAGAGGCGACGATCGGCGGCGAACACGCGCTGCTCGGCTTCGGCAAGATCGGGACGGCGCGCCAGCAGCTCGGCAGGGATGCCTGCGGGCACGGCCGCCACCGGCTGATCGAGCGCACCGGTGGGAACGAGGTCGGCCGCCGGGTAGCGGCCGAGCAGGACCTCGAGCTGCCGCGCCGTGCGCTCGAGCAGCGAGCGACGCTGCGCGACGCGAGCATCGGCGGCCGATGTCTGCGTCAGCGACAGCCGCACGTCGAGCGGCGAGCGCGTGCCGCGTTCGTAGCGCTCGGTGACGTGTGCGCTGCTCTGCAGGTAGCTCTGGCGGGTAGCCTCGGCCAGCGCGAGCTGCTCGCGCGCCTCCACGAGCGCGAACCACGCCTTGGCCACCTGCGCCGCCAGCGAGAGGCGCGCGCCTTCATAGGCGACGCGTGCGGCTTCGGCCTCGGCCGCCGCGGCCTTGTGCGTCGCACGGATGCGGCCCCAGAGGTCGAGCTCCCAGCTCAGATCGAGGGAAACGCCGAAGTTGTTGGAGGTGCTGCTCAGCGGGCCGCTGTCGGCGTTGGTGGTGCCGCCATCGGCATTGGTCGCCGTCGGAACGATGTCGGGAAAGCCCGTGAAGACCTGACGGCTGCGCGCGGCATTGGTGCCGAGCTGAAGCTGCGGATACAGATCGGCCCCCGCGATGCGCGCCTCTGCCTGCGC contains:
- a CDS encoding efflux transporter outer membrane subunit is translated as MKARVRQQRRRGRWRSPAMMLMAAACCGCAMSAENNRAVLETKASVAAMTPPQWVAGGDGAGGEIRPQWWQELGDPTLDALILEALASNLDLQQAAARVLAAQAEARIAGADLYPQLQLGTNAARSRQVFTGFPDIVPTATNADGGTTNADSGPLSSTSNNFGVSLDLSWELDLWGRIRATHKAAAAEAEAARVAYEGARLSLAAQVAKAWFALVEAREQLALAEATRQSYLQSSAHVTERYERGTRSPLDVRLSLTQTSAADARVAQRRSLLERTARQLEVLLGRYPAADLVPTGALDQPVAAVPAGIPAELLARRPDLAEAEQRVFAADRRLYAARASLLPRLAITGSAGTLSDDLADLLDGDFAVWTIAANLVQPLFQGGRLRGAVARADAGTHASMAEYASVALRAFSEVETALADERHLAQIVDALARAAEQSEAAEQLAAERYYGGLESYVTVLQAQRSSLEARAALLDARRQRLETRINLYLALGGGFAAPATTDRGGHDAGRREARNAPSSTGEPA